A single window of Ictalurus furcatus strain D&B chromosome 3, Billie_1.0, whole genome shotgun sequence DNA harbors:
- the hmx4 gene encoding H6 family homeobox 4 isoform X1 has translation MSKEEQPRRAASFKFTIDSILNLKSSGRAFDSCHSKATRAPVRGDALPLQREDTLNDRARAEVASGCEDEPFQSAAGGSADSHGSVARESGTEKSTRTAAKKKTRTIFSKRQIFQLESTFDAKRYLSSAERACLASSLQLTETQVKIWFQNRRNKLKRQLLSSEMDAPSAEFSDSAKTAAFPLFYKESALLGRYLLPTPLPLVYPGSSAPYLCFSNANKYFGLFEGDV, from the exons ATGAGCAAGGAAGAGCAGCCGCGTCGAGCCGCTTCCTTTAAATTCACCATCGACAGCATTCTCAATCTGAAGTCGAGCGGACGCGCGTTTGACAGCTGTCACTCGAAGGCGACGCGCGCTCCAGTCCGCGGAGACGCGCTTCCTCTTCAGCGTGAGGACACTCTTAATG ATCGCGCACGTGCAGAAGTAGCCTCCGGATGCGAGGATGAACCTTTCCAGAGCGCCGCTGGCGGAAGCGCAGACTCGCACGGAAGCGTGGCGCGCGAGAGCGGCACCGAGAAGAGCACGCGGACGGCGGCGAAAAAGAAAACGCGCACCATCTTTTCCAAGCGGCAGATCTTCCAGCTGGAGTCCACTTTCGACGCCAAGCGCTATTTGAGCAGCGCGGAGCGCGCGTGCCTGGCCAGCTCTCTGCAGCTCACCGAGACTCAGGTGAAAATCTGGTTCCAAAACCGGCGGAATAAATTAAAGAGGCAGCTGCTGTCGAGTGAAATGGACGCACCGAGCGCCGAGTTCAGCGACAGCGCAAAGACAGCGGCGTTTCCGCTTTTCTATAAAGAAAGCGCTTTATTGGGAAGATATTTATTACCGACACCTCTGCCGCTCGTGTATCCCGGAAGCAGCGCGCCTTATTTGTGTTTCTCAAACGCCAACAAATACTTCGGGCTTTTCGAAGGAGATGTCTGA
- the hmx1 gene encoding homeobox protein HMX1 gives MPDKLAETHTSTPSRGSSFFIENLLGSDRTEPPTCPAKHIRDGDRLRETIHTTVYHHEVFDEESDTRPKMEMCRNGSPSPWYRRDSMKLGVLERSDSPKEETRSSYEQIDSVSSDRDSPVVCETPGTDHARKVSETSVADERDEARRLSDERAHLDTTDSGSVRKKKTRTVFSRSQVFQLESTFDVKRYLSSSERAGLAASLHLTETQVKIWFQNRRNKWKRQLAAELEATNVSHSSQRIVRVPILYHESATLGLNVPQVSPPIVGFPSSVSRYPLANFTHSMSLLRSQLTGLV, from the exons atgcctGATAAACTCGCAGAGACTCACACGTCGACGCCATCGCGAGGATCTTCGTTTTTTATCGAGAACTTGCTTGGCTCAGATCGCACCGAACCTCCTACCTGTCCTGCCAAACACATCCGAGATGGCGACAGACTCAGGGAGACGATACACACGACAGTGTATCACCATGAAGTGTTTGATGAAGAGTCCGACACACGCCCCAAGATGGAAATGTGTCGAAATGGGTCACCCTCGCCCTGGTACAGAAGGGACTCCATGAAGCTCGGGGTTCTAGAGAGATCTGATA GTCCGAAAGAGGAAACCCGCAGTTCATACGAACAGATCGACTCCGTCTCCAGCGACAGGGACTCCCCGGTCGTGTGTGAAACTCCAGGCACAGACCACGCGCGCAAAGTGTCTGAGACAAGCGTCGCGGATGAACGCGACGAAGCGCGACGGCTCTCGGATGAGCGCGCGCATCTTGACACCACCGACTCCGGCTCAGTGAGGAAGAAGAAAACCCGGACCGTGTTCAGCAGAAGCCAGGTGTTCCAGCTGGAGTCCACATTCGACGTGAAGCGGTACCTGAGCAGCTCGGAACGCGCAGGCCTCGCTGCGTCCCTGCACCTCACCGAGACGCAGGTGAAAATCTGGTTTCAGAACCGGCGCAATAAGTGGAAGAGACAGCTGGCTGCTGAACTGGAAGCTACCAACGTTTCGCACTCATCTCAGCGCATCGTGCGCGTCCCCATTCTGTATCATGAGAGCGCCACGCTGGGTCTCAATGTGCCGCAAGTGTCGCCTCCTATAGTGGGCTTCCCGAGCTCCGTGAGCCGCTACCCCCTCGCTAATTTCACTCACTCCATGAGTCTCCTGAGGTCACAGctaacaggacttgtttaa
- the hmx4 gene encoding H6 family homeobox 4 isoform X2, translating into MSKEEQPRRAASFKFTIDSILNLKSSGRAFDSCHSKATRAPVRGDALPLQHRARAEVASGCEDEPFQSAAGGSADSHGSVARESGTEKSTRTAAKKKTRTIFSKRQIFQLESTFDAKRYLSSAERACLASSLQLTETQVKIWFQNRRNKLKRQLLSSEMDAPSAEFSDSAKTAAFPLFYKESALLGRYLLPTPLPLVYPGSSAPYLCFSNANKYFGLFEGDV; encoded by the exons ATGAGCAAGGAAGAGCAGCCGCGTCGAGCCGCTTCCTTTAAATTCACCATCGACAGCATTCTCAATCTGAAGTCGAGCGGACGCGCGTTTGACAGCTGTCACTCGAAGGCGACGCGCGCTCCAGTCCGCGGAGACGCGCTTCCTCTTCAGC ATCGCGCACGTGCAGAAGTAGCCTCCGGATGCGAGGATGAACCTTTCCAGAGCGCCGCTGGCGGAAGCGCAGACTCGCACGGAAGCGTGGCGCGCGAGAGCGGCACCGAGAAGAGCACGCGGACGGCGGCGAAAAAGAAAACGCGCACCATCTTTTCCAAGCGGCAGATCTTCCAGCTGGAGTCCACTTTCGACGCCAAGCGCTATTTGAGCAGCGCGGAGCGCGCGTGCCTGGCCAGCTCTCTGCAGCTCACCGAGACTCAGGTGAAAATCTGGTTCCAAAACCGGCGGAATAAATTAAAGAGGCAGCTGCTGTCGAGTGAAATGGACGCACCGAGCGCCGAGTTCAGCGACAGCGCAAAGACAGCGGCGTTTCCGCTTTTCTATAAAGAAAGCGCTTTATTGGGAAGATATTTATTACCGACACCTCTGCCGCTCGTGTATCCCGGAAGCAGCGCGCCTTATTTGTGTTTCTCAAACGCCAACAAATACTTCGGGCTTTTCGAAGGAGATGTCTGA